A window of the Pyrodictium abyssi genome harbors these coding sequences:
- a CDS encoding molybdopterin-dependent oxidoreductase, with protein sequence MGITRREMLKLTAATAAAAALPLALPRPRTLVAGAESGAAPAATRVAKTACIICGQKCPLEIHVAEVGGKEVIAKVVYNRDPEYDQFFAVCGRPQTIPELRFLPERIRRPLLRVGARGEGKFREISWEEALNILAERIRKYMDEPWRIVAVSHQGFEGGLVREFFKKVVGTPNTTQHCDTCHTGMDIGHKFIFGSPKGPSAFQPDYANADLVVLMGRNPAGGIVASAWSKIFTEGRANKMKLVVFDVRESRLTELADKYYIIPPGTDLAIALALLNVILNERLYNADYLVNWTNAPMLLYADTLEPVRLEDNPYMEKKKTYLVYDEYDQRFKLKTEARKPALEYEGEYQGRPVKTVLLVLRDAVREYTPEWAEKITGVPAGEIRWLAREMARAAPRTFIDHNYKATRYYNEGMFSRAKMLVNVLLGSVGAKGGLAFPAGKPHFKSPIDILGIETTETQGEAIYKYWAKHGVENVVSKCWSQLLVKSIIEGKPYPIGVLFIHLENLVAHTLSGRRLAEALKDENRVEFIVVLDTTFNETVMYADLVLPVPFFFEAESITLGYAKKSYVSIVVDAQKAVDPPEGVDARPTWWILVELAKRLGKLDQGASVDPVEVKRKQAEEAGIDYNELREKGYKLLWTSPKYHPWGGKPLATVTGELELVNVAMLESYRDYLGKESPLNPLPCWVPPLWMRKGGLADNEFVVVEYQDSLTSINTFMRFSRLTKDVLEWKHIYGVLMHPSRAKKLGLRDGDMVRLKGPNGEIIARVKVSDKVHPAILAAPHATAIDKAVVPEKAVIETANGEVTVKLFSNGGGYGVNNNFLGDPLESVVPEEGYRAAQHDFVVKVEKL encoded by the coding sequence TTGGGTATTACGCGGCGTGAGATGCTCAAGCTCACGGCGGCTACAGCAGCGGCTGCAGCGCTCCCGCTAGCACTGCCTAGGCCCAGGACCCTGGTGGCTGGGGCGGAGAGCGGCGCAGCCCCGGCAGCGACGAGGGTGGCTAAGACGGCGTGCATAATCTGTGGCCAGAAGTGCCCGCTGGAGATACACGTGGCGGAGGTGGGCGGGAAGGAGGTAATAGCCAAGGTAGTCTACAACCGTGACCCCGAGTATGACCAGTTCTTTGCGGTCTGTGGCCGCCCGCAGACTATCCCGGAGCTACGGTTCCTGCCCGAGCGTATACGCAGGCCCCTCCTCCGCGTCGGCGCGAGGGGCGAGGGCAAGTTCAGGGAGATAAGCTGGGAGGAGGCGCTCAACATACTAGCCGAGAGGATCAGGAAGTACATGGATGAGCCCTGGCGCATCGTGGCTGTGAGCCACCAGGGCTTCGAAGGCGGCCTGGTACGGGAGTTCTTCAAGAAGGTGGTGGGCACCCCGAACACGACGCAGCACTGCGACACGTGCCACACCGGGATGGACATAGGCCACAAGTTCATATTCGGCTCCCCCAAGGGGCCCTCGGCCTTCCAGCCCGACTACGCTAACGCCGACCTAGTGGTGCTGATGGGCCGGAACCCGGCGGGCGGCATAGTGGCCTCGGCGTGGTCCAAGATCTTCACCGAGGGCCGCGCCAACAAGATGAAGCTTGTTGTGTTCGATGTGCGCGAGAGTAGGCTGACTGAGCTGGCAGACAAGTACTACATCATACCCCCAGGCACAGACCTAGCTATAGCCCTGGCGCTGCTCAACGTGATCCTCAACGAGCGCCTGTACAATGCTGACTACCTGGTCAACTGGACGAACGCGCCTATGCTTCTCTACGCTGACACCCTCGAGCCGGTGAGGCTCGAGGACAACCCGTACATGGAGAAAAAGAAGACATACCTGGTCTACGACGAGTACGACCAGCGCTTCAAGCTGAAGACTGAGGCTCGGAAGCCCGCGCTGGAGTACGAGGGCGAGTACCAGGGCCGCCCTGTCAAGACCGTGCTGCTCGTCCTGAGGGATGCTGTGAGGGAGTACACGCCGGAGTGGGCCGAGAAGATAACCGGCGTGCCCGCCGGCGAGATACGCTGGCTAGCCCGTGAGATGGCCCGGGCAGCGCCGAGGACCTTCATCGATCACAACTACAAGGCTACGCGCTACTACAATGAGGGCATGTTTAGCAGGGCTAAGATGCTCGTCAACGTGCTGCTCGGGAGCGTGGGCGCTAAGGGCGGCCTGGCCTTCCCCGCGGGGAAGCCCCATTTCAAGTCGCCGATAGACATACTCGGTATAGAGACTACGGAGACCCAGGGCGAGGCGATATACAAGTACTGGGCTAAGCACGGCGTAGAAAACGTGGTGTCTAAGTGCTGGTCCCAGCTCCTGGTAAAGTCCATAATAGAGGGTAAGCCCTACCCGATAGGCGTACTGTTCATACACTTGGAGAACCTTGTGGCCCACACGCTCAGCGGCCGCCGGCTAGCAGAAGCGCTCAAGGACGAGAACCGTGTAGAGTTCATAGTCGTCCTGGACACCACGTTCAACGAGACAGTAATGTACGCCGATCTGGTGCTCCCGGTGCCGTTCTTCTTCGAGGCTGAGTCGATCACGCTGGGCTATGCTAAGAAGAGCTACGTGAGCATAGTGGTTGACGCTCAGAAGGCAGTAGACCCGCCCGAGGGCGTGGATGCTAGGCCGACATGGTGGATACTAGTAGAGCTCGCGAAGAGGCTGGGCAAGCTAGACCAGGGGGCCAGCGTCGACCCGGTCGAGGTCAAGAGGAAGCAGGCGGAGGAGGCGGGCATAGACTACAACGAGCTCCGCGAGAAGGGCTACAAGCTGCTCTGGACGAGCCCCAAGTACCATCCGTGGGGCGGTAAGCCGCTGGCTACTGTCACTGGCGAGCTGGAGCTGGTAAACGTTGCTATGCTTGAGAGCTACCGCGACTACCTGGGCAAGGAGTCGCCGCTCAACCCGCTACCCTGCTGGGTGCCTCCCCTCTGGATGAGGAAGGGCGGGCTCGCCGACAACGAGTTCGTAGTGGTAGAGTACCAGGACTCGCTGACGTCCATAAACACGTTCATGAGGTTCTCGAGGCTGACGAAGGACGTGCTTGAGTGGAAGCACATCTACGGAGTGCTGATGCACCCGTCGAGGGCCAAGAAGCTAGGGCTAAGGGACGGCGACATGGTTAGGCTGAAGGGCCCCAACGGCGAGATAATAGCGAGGGTCAAGGTGTCAGACAAGGTGCACCCAGCCATACTAGCAGCGCCGCACGCAACAGCGATAGACAAGGCTGTGGTCCCCGAGAAGGCTGTGATAGAGACGGCTAACGGCGAGGTAACGGTGAAGCTGTTCAGCAACGGCGGCGGATATGGCGTGAACAACAACTTCCTGGGCGACCCGCTGGAGAGCGTTGTACCGGAAGAGGGCTACAGGGCTGCTCAGCACGATTTTGTAGTCAAGGTTGAGAAGCTCTAA
- a CDS encoding helix-turn-helix domain-containing protein gives MQGDRLEERLERLEKLLREALQRLERLEEALAAASPDTVMLASRLAIALAMPAIEALEAARRVVALARGVDDPIARDVLEILSGCEPLTVSEITRRLRRLRGSASRTTVRQKLRLLEEKGLIANLGTKARPLYTLQACIEENQ, from the coding sequence TTGCAAGGAGACAGGCTAGAGGAGCGGCTAGAGAGGCTCGAGAAGCTCCTACGGGAGGCACTCCAGCGGCTCGAACGGCTAGAGGAAGCACTAGCCGCGGCAAGCCCCGACACCGTGATGCTCGCCAGCAGACTAGCAATAGCCCTAGCCATGCCAGCCATAGAGGCACTTGAGGCCGCTAGGCGCGTCGTAGCCCTCGCCCGCGGCGTAGACGACCCGATAGCCCGCGACGTCCTAGAGATACTCTCGGGCTGCGAGCCCCTCACAGTCTCAGAGATCACAAGGCGCCTCCGCCGCCTAAGGGGAAGCGCCTCCCGCACGACAGTCCGGCAGAAGCTGCGCCTCCTAGAGGAGAAGGGCCTCATAGCAAACCTTGGCACCAAGGCCCGGCCCCTCTACACCCTCCAAGCCTGCATCGAGGAGAACCAGTAA
- the aroE gene encoding shikimate dehydrogenase: MHGCSPATRLYGLIGSPVSHSLSPAIHCTVFRQAGVDAVYLAWDTPPERLRERVEALRSLSGGFNVTIPLKEAILGLLDGLGEAAREIGAVNTVMVEDGSLTGYNTDYLGVAECLRGHRPRVALVVGAGGAARAAIYALRELGAVEVYIANRSPGRAQRLAEWARGIGLDAHPAPLGDAEELASRADTVVNATPLGSKACCPDEAPPVLGGLHEGQVVFDMVYKPLETLLLRRAREAGARTVDGLCMLVWQALYTDEIWLGIEPTPELYNAAREAALQAMREA, from the coding sequence ATGCATGGCTGTAGCCCGGCGACGAGGCTCTACGGGCTCATAGGGAGCCCGGTCTCCCACAGCCTGAGCCCCGCGATACACTGCACGGTGTTCCGTCAGGCCGGGGTGGATGCCGTCTACCTGGCCTGGGACACGCCGCCTGAGAGGCTACGGGAGCGCGTAGAGGCTCTACGCAGCCTCTCGGGCGGCTTCAACGTTACAATACCCCTCAAGGAGGCTATACTCGGGCTCCTCGACGGCCTAGGCGAGGCCGCCAGGGAGATAGGCGCCGTAAACACCGTCATGGTCGAGGACGGGAGCCTCACGGGCTACAACACCGACTACCTCGGCGTGGCCGAGTGCCTACGCGGCCACAGGCCCCGGGTAGCACTAGTCGTGGGCGCGGGTGGCGCAGCACGCGCCGCCATCTACGCGCTACGGGAGCTCGGCGCCGTGGAAGTGTACATCGCCAACCGTAGCCCCGGCCGCGCCCAGAGGCTGGCAGAGTGGGCCCGGGGCATCGGCCTCGACGCCCACCCAGCCCCCCTGGGCGACGCGGAAGAGCTGGCGTCGAGAGCCGACACGGTTGTCAACGCGACGCCGCTGGGCAGCAAAGCCTGCTGCCCAGACGAGGCCCCTCCGGTGCTAGGAGGGCTGCACGAGGGCCAGGTCGTCTTCGACATGGTGTACAAGCCTCTAGAGACGCTGCTCCTCCGGAGAGCCCGCGAGGCAGGAGCCAGGACCGTGGATGGGCTGTGTATGCTCGTGTGGCAGGCCCTATACACGGACGAGATATGGCTCGGGATAGAGCCGACCCCGGAGCTCTACAACGCCGCCCGCGAGGCCGCCCTCCAGGCCATGAGGGAGGCCTAG
- a CDS encoding CopG family ribbon-helix-helix protein — protein sequence MPIVSVSIPESLLEKIDVYMEKLGFVGRSEFVREALRRMIEQLEAAGEGRERRTWIIVTVTRHDEGSTADRKVIEAFHSHQPLVRALYHQLLDDKRCINIAVVEASALELKPLMSTVRRIRGVERVWFMPV from the coding sequence ATGCCGATAGTCAGCGTCTCTATACCTGAGAGCCTACTCGAGAAGATAGACGTCTACATGGAGAAGCTGGGCTTCGTGGGGCGCTCGGAGTTCGTGCGGGAGGCGCTGAGGAGGATGATAGAGCAGCTAGAGGCGGCCGGAGAGGGCCGGGAGAGGAGAACCTGGATAATAGTGACGGTCACGCGCCACGACGAGGGCTCGACAGCGGACCGCAAAGTCATAGAGGCCTTCCATAGCCACCAGCCGCTGGTGAGAGCGCTCTACCACCAGCTGCTCGACGACAAACGTTGCATAAACATAGCAGTCGTGGAGGCCTCCGCCCTCGAGCTGAAGCCCCTGATGTCCACGGTGAGGCGGATACGGGGCGTGGAGAGGGTGTGGTTCATGCCCGTCTAG
- a CDS encoding HAD-IC family P-type ATPase — MVLDKTGTLTPGLLRVAKVVPGRRFSRELVDLVAAAARMSLHPASRALAELSRSPLPVDYAREEPGRGIVVRVAGRYVVLGSCGFVEEYTGEKLPPRPCGDVATVYAAVDGVFAAAFCPDEELGTGSAWAVEKLKSMGLRVVIASGDSSGSVRRAAERLGVEFYAGLRSGDKRALVERLRGHGPVMVVGDGVNDLPMLAAADVGVAVARVALVARSADAILLRGPPGLIELLRVAQVFRTSLYAGFTVATVLKLAAVAAGLSGAPLPLVLALGDDGAILTAVAAASLAAAGLRSRTRY; from the coding sequence GTGGTGCTGGACAAGACGGGTACGCTCACACCAGGCTTGCTCAGGGTAGCCAAGGTGGTTCCGGGGAGGCGGTTCAGCAGAGAGCTGGTGGACCTGGTAGCCGCTGCTGCCCGTATGAGCCTGCACCCCGCGTCGCGGGCTCTCGCAGAGCTGTCCCGGAGCCCGCTACCCGTCGACTATGCCCGCGAGGAGCCGGGAAGGGGCATCGTTGTCAGGGTTGCGGGCCGCTACGTGGTACTGGGCTCCTGTGGCTTCGTGGAGGAGTATACGGGCGAGAAGCTGCCGCCAAGGCCATGCGGGGACGTGGCGACCGTCTACGCCGCGGTGGACGGGGTCTTCGCGGCTGCCTTCTGCCCAGACGAGGAGCTAGGCACGGGCAGCGCCTGGGCTGTGGAGAAGCTGAAGAGCATGGGGCTGAGAGTGGTTATCGCTAGCGGCGACTCTAGCGGCTCCGTCCGCCGAGCCGCGGAGAGGCTCGGGGTGGAGTTCTACGCTGGGCTCCGGTCGGGCGACAAGAGGGCTCTAGTGGAGAGGCTCCGGGGCCATGGCCCCGTAATGGTTGTGGGTGACGGTGTTAACGATCTCCCGATGCTCGCTGCCGCTGACGTGGGCGTAGCCGTGGCCCGCGTAGCGCTGGTGGCTAGGAGTGCCGACGCTATCCTCCTCCGGGGCCCACCGGGGCTGATAGAACTCCTCAGGGTTGCCCAGGTGTTCCGCACCTCGCTGTACGCAGGGTTCACCGTAGCCACTGTGCTCAAGCTCGCCGCCGTCGCCGCCGGGCTTAGCGGCGCGCCACTCCCCTTGGTTCTAGCGCTGGGGGACGACGGGGCAATACTCACGGCTGTGGCTGCTGCTAGCCTAGCCGCGGCGGGGCTACGCAGCCGTACCAGGTACTAG